A genomic region of Phenylobacterium parvum contains the following coding sequences:
- a CDS encoding DUF3429 domain-containing protein, with translation MPVAPAPVLILALFGLAGFPLAAGTYAFGPADLRFMAIHILLTWSAVVLGFLGGIRWSQESTRDPPRFLRLAGAMLPPLAGGGLLLARDYLAADWIIGGFIAAYLAAWLFDRAPETLSRYPALMTLLTFSACVSLALALEKALRI, from the coding sequence ATGCCCGTGGCCCCTGCACCGGTCTTGATCCTGGCCCTCTTCGGCCTGGCTGGCTTTCCGCTGGCGGCGGGTACCTACGCCTTCGGGCCGGCTGACCTGCGATTCATGGCCATCCACATTCTCCTGACCTGGTCCGCCGTGGTCCTGGGGTTCCTGGGGGGCATCCGCTGGAGCCAGGAGTCCACGCGGGATCCGCCACGCTTCCTCAGGCTCGCCGGCGCCATGCTGCCGCCCCTGGCGGGCGGCGGGCTGCTGCTGGCGCGGGACTACCTGGCCGCCGACTGGATCATCGGCGGCTTCATCGCCGCCTACCTCGCCGCCTGGCTGTTCGACCGGGCGCCGGAGACCCTGTCGCGCTATCCCGCCCTGATGACCCTCCTGACCTTCTCCGCCTGCGTCTCCCTGGCCCTGGCCCTCGAGAAGGCCCTGCGCATCTAG
- the pdeM gene encoding ligase-associated DNA damage response endonuclease PdeM — MSPAQILGLRAAEGGAMDLTLAGEATRLLPSGALLLTARAVLVVADLHLEKGSAFARRGQLLPPLDTRETLRRLALDVLAESPRQILFLGDAFHDREASRRMSDPDRDALEALAQSASLVWITGNHDPEPDADLPGEAADEVRLGDLVLRHEPHPGTAPGEIAGHLHPCARIATLRGAVRRRCLVTDGERAVLPAYGAFTGGLNVLDPAFAGLFARPPIVAALGDSRVHAAGARSLRPDRS, encoded by the coding sequence ATGAGCCCGGCACAGATCCTGGGCCTGCGGGCGGCCGAAGGCGGGGCCATGGACCTGACCCTGGCGGGCGAGGCGACGCGCCTCCTGCCCTCCGGCGCCCTGTTGCTGACTGCGCGCGCCGTCCTGGTCGTCGCCGACCTGCACCTGGAGAAGGGCTCGGCCTTCGCCCGTCGGGGCCAGCTCCTGCCGCCCCTCGACACCCGCGAGACCCTGCGCCGCCTGGCCCTCGACGTGCTGGCGGAGTCGCCGCGCCAGATCCTGTTCCTGGGCGACGCCTTCCACGACCGGGAGGCGTCGCGGCGGATGTCCGACCCCGACCGCGATGCGCTTGAGGCCCTGGCGCAGTCCGCCAGCCTGGTCTGGATCACGGGCAATCACGATCCGGAGCCCGACGCAGACCTTCCCGGCGAGGCGGCGGACGAGGTCCGCCTTGGCGACCTGGTCCTGCGTCATGAGCCGCACCCGGGAACGGCGCCCGGCGAGATTGCGGGGCACCTGCACCCCTGCGCCCGCATCGCCACGCTCAGGGGCGCGGTCCGGCGCCGTTGCTTGGTGACGGATGGCGAGCGGGCCGTCCTGCCCGCCTACGGGGCCTTCACCGGAGGCCTGAACGTCCTGGACCCCGCCTTTGCGGGCCTGTTTGCTCGGCCGCCCATCGTGGCGGCCCTGGGGGATAGCCGGGTCCACGCGGCCGGCGCCCGGTCGCTGCGGCCGGACCGGAGCTAG
- a CDS encoding ligase-associated DNA damage response DEXH box helicase, protein MADAAADSPRLPSRFADWFAAQGWSPRAHQLEMVAQAQAGRDALLIAPTGGGKTLAGFLPTLVELAGRPREARRGVHTLYISPLKALAVDVERNLARPIREMGLDVIAESRTGDTGIARRQRQKVRPPDILLTTPEQLALFCAWEGSRLYFEDLACVIVDEIHALHASKRGDLLALGLARLSALAPRARRVGLSATVDDPDVIRRWLGHGDRPVDLVRGPAGAAPQVDLLLSGGRTPWAGHTAQHAMAEVYQAIREARTALVFVNTRFQAEFAFQELWKLNEDNLPIALHHGSLAAEQRRKVEAAMARGELKAVVCTSTLDLGIDWGDVDLVIQLASPKGASRMVQRIGRANHRLDEPSRALFVPANRFETLECQAAREAIAENRLDGDPARTGALDVLAQHLLGCACAEPVPEADLFDEVRRAGPYRDLSPEDFARTLDLTATGGYALSSYDRFRRMVQGPDGLWRVRNAETARRHRLNLGAILSPDVLSVRVVQGARLVGGRKIGEIEEGYFEMLDPGDTFVFAGQVWSLAAITGMDVLVRPARSEDPNMPSWGGSKFALSSYLAARVRRMMSDETAWARLPPDVREWLDLQRRRSRIVAEDEMLVETFPRGRRHFLVAYPFEGRLAHTTLAMLLTRRLERAGAQPLGFVCNDYALAVWSLKPLDGLDMDNLFAQDMLGDDLEDWLAESFMMKRAFKGCAIIAGLIERRFPGEPRKTGRQVTFSTDLIYDVLRRHQPDHLLLRCAREEAAAGMIDAARLGDLLARVAGRIRHVALDRLSPFAVPMLMEIGKERSPGQAGDAILAEAESELIAEALP, encoded by the coding sequence ATGGCCGACGCCGCCGCGGATTCCCCTCGCCTGCCCTCCCGTTTCGCCGACTGGTTCGCGGCCCAGGGCTGGTCGCCGCGCGCCCACCAGCTGGAGATGGTCGCCCAGGCGCAGGCGGGCCGTGACGCCCTGCTGATCGCCCCGACAGGGGGCGGAAAGACCCTGGCCGGCTTCCTTCCCACCCTGGTGGAGCTGGCCGGGCGGCCGCGGGAGGCGCGGCGCGGGGTCCACACCCTCTACATCTCGCCGCTCAAGGCCCTGGCTGTGGACGTCGAGCGCAACCTCGCCCGGCCGATCCGCGAGATGGGGCTGGACGTCATCGCCGAGAGCCGGACCGGCGACACCGGGATCGCCCGGCGCCAGAGGCAGAAGGTGCGGCCCCCCGACATCCTGCTCACCACGCCCGAGCAGCTGGCCCTGTTCTGCGCCTGGGAAGGCTCGCGCCTCTATTTCGAGGACCTGGCCTGCGTCATCGTCGACGAGATCCACGCCCTGCACGCCTCCAAGCGGGGAGACCTCCTGGCCCTGGGCCTGGCCCGGCTGTCGGCCCTGGCGCCCCGGGCGCGGCGGGTGGGCCTGTCGGCCACGGTGGACGACCCGGACGTCATCCGGCGCTGGCTGGGGCACGGCGACCGCCCCGTGGACCTGGTGCGCGGGCCAGCGGGCGCGGCCCCGCAGGTGGATCTGCTCCTGTCCGGGGGCCGGACGCCCTGGGCGGGCCACACCGCCCAGCACGCGATGGCCGAGGTCTACCAGGCTATCCGCGAGGCCCGGACGGCCCTGGTCTTCGTCAACACCCGTTTCCAGGCCGAATTCGCCTTCCAGGAGCTCTGGAAGCTGAACGAGGACAACCTGCCCATCGCCCTGCACCACGGCAGCCTGGCCGCCGAGCAGAGGCGCAAGGTCGAGGCCGCCATGGCCCGGGGCGAGCTGAAGGCGGTGGTCTGCACCTCGACCCTGGACCTTGGCATAGACTGGGGCGACGTGGACCTGGTGATCCAGCTGGCCTCGCCCAAGGGCGCCAGCCGGATGGTGCAGAGGATCGGCCGGGCCAACCACCGCCTGGATGAGCCCAGCCGCGCCCTCTTCGTGCCCGCCAACCGGTTCGAGACCCTGGAGTGCCAGGCCGCCCGGGAGGCCATCGCCGAGAACCGGCTGGACGGCGATCCGGCCCGCACCGGCGCCCTCGACGTCCTGGCCCAGCACCTGTTGGGTTGCGCCTGCGCCGAGCCGGTCCCGGAGGCGGACCTGTTCGACGAGGTCCGGCGGGCCGGCCCCTACCGCGACCTGTCGCCGGAGGACTTCGCGCGCACCCTCGACCTGACTGCGACCGGCGGCTACGCCCTGTCGTCCTACGACCGGTTCCGTCGGATGGTGCAGGGACCCGACGGCCTCTGGCGGGTGCGCAACGCCGAGACCGCCCGGCGGCACCGGCTGAACCTGGGGGCCATCCTGTCGCCGGACGTCCTTTCGGTGCGTGTGGTCCAGGGCGCCCGGCTGGTGGGCGGGCGCAAGATCGGGGAGATCGAGGAAGGCTATTTCGAGATGCTCGACCCGGGCGACACCTTCGTCTTCGCCGGGCAGGTATGGAGCCTGGCGGCCATCACCGGCATGGACGTCCTGGTCCGGCCGGCGCGGTCGGAGGATCCGAACATGCCCTCATGGGGCGGCTCGAAGTTCGCCCTGTCCAGCTACCTCGCCGCCCGGGTCCGCCGGATGATGTCCGACGAGACGGCCTGGGCCCGGCTGCCGCCGGACGTGCGCGAATGGCTCGACCTCCAGCGCCGCCGCTCGCGGATCGTCGCCGAGGACGAGATGCTGGTGGAGACCTTTCCCCGGGGCCGCCGGCACTTCCTGGTGGCCTATCCCTTCGAGGGGCGACTGGCCCACACCACCCTGGCCATGCTGCTGACCCGTCGCCTGGAGCGGGCGGGGGCACAGCCCCTGGGCTTTGTCTGCAATGACTACGCCCTTGCCGTCTGGTCGCTGAAGCCCCTGGACGGCCTCGACATGGACAACCTGTTCGCCCAGGACATGCTGGGCGACGACCTTGAGGACTGGCTGGCCGAGAGCTTCATGATGAAGCGGGCCTTCAAGGGCTGCGCCATCATCGCCGGCCTGATCGAGCGGCGGTTCCCGGGCGAGCCCCGGAAGACCGGACGGCAGGTCACCTTCTCCACCGACCTGATCTACGACGTCCTGCGACGCCACCAGCCGGACCACCTGCTCCTGCGCTGCGCCCGGGAGGAAGCCGCCGCCGGCATGATCGACGCCGCCCGGCTGGGGGACCTCCTGGCGCGGGTGGCCGGACGGATTCGCCATGTGGCCCTGGACCGCCTGTCGCCCTTCGCCGTGCCCATGCTGATGGAGATCGGCAAGGAGCGCTCGCCGGGCCAGGCGGGCGACGCCATCCTGGCCGAGGCCGAAAGCGAGCTCATCGCCGAGGCCCTGCCATGA
- a CDS encoding phytanoyl-CoA dioxygenase family protein, protein MNNLPLLPAEAMASFAARGFLRFDGVVPEEINRQFLEEMGDIDPPRPGQKMRRTYGEMLARAGVPQTPAGVPLAQAYPDGSALKRLLDLPRVAGAIRSLVGEDPVFDHHFLHVTFPPAYHEASGGENVSQHYHQDSTIDPRRAFDIQIMYYPHAVTREMGGTRFLPGSHLRKVSEAAIARYQNIRGQQHMVCEGGTLLFLHSGIWHGGGVNVSDRTRTMFKVRINPSRSQVRQFDVSTLKPQDAQRPIFYLKGPLPPSVEQILMTQEPWYENDTGRLELLNRVRFWRYLTGDPDYDADYWATRIENLADA, encoded by the coding sequence TGCCCCTGCTGCCCGCCGAGGCCATGGCCAGCTTCGCCGCCCGCGGGTTCCTTCGCTTCGACGGCGTCGTGCCGGAAGAGATCAACCGCCAGTTCCTGGAGGAGATGGGCGACATCGATCCGCCCCGCCCCGGCCAGAAGATGAGGCGCACCTACGGCGAGATGCTGGCGCGGGCCGGCGTGCCGCAGACCCCGGCGGGCGTGCCCCTGGCGCAGGCCTATCCCGACGGCTCGGCCCTGAAGCGCCTCCTCGACCTGCCCCGGGTGGCCGGCGCCATCCGAAGCCTGGTGGGCGAGGACCCGGTCTTCGACCACCACTTCCTGCACGTGACCTTCCCGCCCGCCTACCACGAGGCCAGCGGCGGCGAGAACGTGTCCCAGCACTACCACCAGGACTCCACCATCGACCCCCGGCGGGCCTTCGACATCCAGATCATGTACTACCCGCACGCCGTGACCCGGGAGATGGGCGGCACGCGCTTCCTGCCCGGCAGCCACCTGCGCAAGGTCAGCGAAGCGGCCATCGCCCGCTACCAGAACATCCGCGGCCAGCAGCACATGGTCTGCGAGGGGGGGACCCTGCTCTTCCTGCATTCGGGCATCTGGCATGGCGGCGGAGTGAACGTCTCGGACCGCACCCGGACCATGTTCAAGGTGCGCATCAATCCCTCGCGCTCCCAGGTCCGCCAGTTCGACGTCTCGACCCTGAAGCCCCAGGACGCCCAGCGCCCGATCTTCTACCTCAAGGGCCCCCTGCCGCCCTCGGTCGAGCAGATCCTCATGACCCAGGAGCCCTGGTACGAGAACGATACGGGCCGGCTGGAGCTGCTGAACCGGGTCCGGTTCTGGCGCTACCTGACCGGCGACCCGGACTATGACGCCGACTACTGGGCGACCCGGATCGAGAACCTGGCGGACGCCTGA